From Paenibacillus sp. V4I7, one genomic window encodes:
- a CDS encoding helix-turn-helix domain-containing protein, producing MRVMPKYRDTYFTRLILSYTILAVVLIGLTGGYLYSQANRLMVGEISKDSQNRLVTVKDYVEQTLLRRFEDNLQNKALSTIFIQNNSNLNYLLDSGWEGNLSRIASFRQDLDNYKLAIEGASKMTAYFRTGNYVVDNNSFFMKPDNSTDVAFIGQLNQTVPNRWITRTLPDTSPSIAEGKQVMTYVVKLPYDIPSAIPKGYLFVDVEQEYVKQAAAKIMNSQNERLYIFDAVGNLIVQTTDSNPDEIHLLQNVIGSGQTVREIADDKSGTIVMSYLDKSKSGNGWTYAMVRPMNTFVLASEQIKTKIFIGCSLVLLLGFVISYMISKRFYIPMKKLVQHIRSLHQPNSAQSQMNEYAIIRNALNSLGQKIETLESLAKTNEMKNLVLGASLGLENMDDLPQDRQFLVAYIPLMEGHSKEFKQCYEQIDHSIRNEVVCLNLREAAIIFFFDSLDMVDDEAIAADLVRVKEVIRDEIRFGAAIGSLVQSLEEIPLSYQLAQQAYRYCFFYGQEAIVQHSKISALNPTPYMFSFDLYKNALKVGNVNGSNQFIDDFTNILEEQSLQLEVVELALLQLVSTLYQVVIELDLQQLIPSSNLFDELKKETLSDTMDAIRSLSGQIALHVSESGNHAHADVILKLKVYIDEHLHEDLSLNLLSEMASLAPAYVSTLFGEVMRESFTEYVTRARLDKAAALLREDVRLSVTEIASLVGYRNPQYFHNKFKARFGITPVQYRQVKNTDVQAI from the coding sequence ATGAGAGTAATGCCCAAGTACAGAGATACCTATTTTACCCGTCTTATCTTATCTTATACGATTTTGGCTGTCGTCCTGATTGGGCTTACGGGAGGTTACCTATATTCTCAAGCCAATCGATTGATGGTTGGCGAAATCTCCAAGGACAGCCAAAACCGGCTTGTTACCGTAAAGGATTATGTCGAACAGACGCTGCTTAGAAGATTCGAAGACAATCTACAGAATAAGGCTTTATCTACCATTTTCATTCAGAATAATTCCAATTTGAATTATTTGTTGGATAGCGGATGGGAAGGCAATCTCAGCCGCATTGCGTCGTTTCGCCAGGATCTTGATAATTATAAATTGGCTATTGAAGGTGCTTCTAAAATGACGGCCTATTTTCGTACGGGAAATTATGTCGTTGACAACAATTCCTTTTTTATGAAGCCGGATAACTCTACAGACGTCGCTTTCATCGGTCAGCTAAATCAAACTGTTCCCAACCGATGGATAACCCGAACATTGCCGGATACAAGCCCCAGTATTGCCGAAGGGAAGCAGGTTATGACTTATGTCGTTAAGCTTCCGTATGACATCCCAAGCGCTATTCCTAAAGGATACTTGTTTGTTGATGTCGAGCAGGAGTACGTCAAACAGGCTGCTGCCAAAATTATGAACTCCCAGAACGAAAGGCTTTATATATTCGATGCGGTCGGGAATTTGATCGTTCAAACAACGGATTCGAATCCGGACGAAATTCACCTGCTTCAGAACGTAATTGGATCCGGTCAGACCGTTCGGGAAATCGCTGACGACAAGAGCGGCACAATTGTGATGTCGTACCTTGACAAATCGAAGTCGGGGAACGGTTGGACCTATGCGATGGTTCGTCCTATGAATACGTTTGTATTAGCTTCCGAACAAATCAAAACAAAAATATTCATAGGCTGCAGTTTGGTACTCTTGTTAGGGTTTGTCATTTCCTACATGATTTCAAAACGATTTTATATTCCAATGAAAAAGCTTGTCCAGCATATCCGCAGTCTGCATCAACCTAACTCGGCACAGTCCCAAATGAACGAATACGCAATCATCAGAAATGCGTTGAATAGCTTGGGACAAAAAATTGAGACCTTGGAATCCCTGGCGAAAACGAACGAAATGAAAAATCTTGTTTTGGGCGCCAGCCTTGGTTTGGAGAATATGGACGACTTGCCTCAGGACCGCCAATTTCTAGTCGCGTATATTCCGCTCATGGAAGGCCATAGTAAGGAGTTCAAGCAGTGTTATGAGCAGATCGACCACTCCATACGAAATGAGGTTGTCTGCTTGAATTTGAGGGAAGCAGCTATCATCTTCTTCTTTGATTCCCTCGACATGGTTGATGATGAAGCGATTGCTGCGGATTTAGTTCGAGTAAAAGAGGTAATTAGAGACGAGATTCGTTTCGGGGCTGCGATCGGCTCTTTAGTTCAATCGCTCGAAGAAATCCCACTCTCCTATCAATTGGCGCAGCAAGCTTATCGCTATTGCTTTTTTTATGGTCAGGAAGCGATTGTTCAGCACTCGAAGATTTCTGCATTGAACCCGACGCCGTACATGTTTTCGTTCGATCTCTATAAAAATGCATTGAAGGTCGGGAATGTAAACGGATCGAATCAGTTTATCGATGATTTCACCAATATCCTGGAGGAACAGAGCCTACAGCTCGAAGTGGTGGAATTAGCGCTGCTTCAACTGGTTTCCACGCTTTATCAGGTCGTGATCGAGCTGGATTTACAACAGTTGATTCCTTCCTCCAATCTATTTGACGAACTGAAAAAAGAAACGCTGTCGGACACGATGGACGCGATTCGCAGCCTCTCGGGGCAGATTGCTTTACATGTAAGCGAATCGGGCAATCATGCTCATGCGGACGTCATATTAAAATTGAAAGTGTATATCGACGAACATTTACACGAAGATCTTTCGTTGAATCTTCTTTCCGAAATGGCCTCGCTCGCTCCGGCCTATGTTTCAACCTTGTTCGGCGAAGTCATGAGGGAATCATTTACCGAATATGTCACTCGGGCAAGGCTGGACAAAGCAGCAGCTCTGTTGCGAGAAGACGTTCGCTTATCCGTCACGGAAATCGCGTCTCTCGTCGGATATCGTAACCCGCAATATTTTCACAACAAATTTAAAGCCCGCTTCGGGATCACCCCGGTACAATATCGGCAGGTAAAAAACACAGATGTGCAAGCCATATAG
- a CDS encoding sugar ABC transporter permease, whose amino-acid sequence MNPANTSELNSVKVVGKKTESRLAHTWREYKKNKYLFLLLAPVLIWYAVFHYAPMYGIQLAFKDFYIIKGIWGSPWVGFKHFQYLFMMSPDFWKIMRNTVVISFYHIVFGFPAPIILALLLNEVRISVFKRIAQTISYLPHFLSWVVIGGIMITLLSPSTGVVNYIIQQLGFEPIYFLGSESSFRFTMVVSAIWKEIGWGTIIYLAALAGVDSQLYEAAVLDGANRWKQTIHITIPSILPVITILLILRVGGVLDAGFDQILTLYSPAVYGVADVLDTYVYRVGLQNFQFSLTAAVGLFKNVVAVVLVLTTNYIIKKMGQEGIT is encoded by the coding sequence ATGAATCCGGCAAACACCTCTGAATTAAACAGTGTTAAAGTAGTCGGCAAAAAAACGGAATCGAGATTGGCACACACATGGAGAGAATATAAGAAGAACAAGTATCTGTTCCTGTTGCTGGCTCCTGTGCTGATCTGGTATGCCGTGTTTCATTACGCCCCCATGTACGGCATTCAATTGGCTTTTAAAGATTTTTACATTATAAAAGGGATATGGGGAAGCCCTTGGGTTGGGTTCAAGCACTTTCAATATTTATTTATGATGTCACCCGACTTTTGGAAAATCATGCGAAATACGGTCGTGATCAGCTTTTATCACATCGTATTCGGGTTTCCGGCCCCGATCATTTTGGCATTGCTGTTAAACGAAGTGCGGATTTCGGTATTCAAGAGGATTGCCCAAACGATCTCGTATTTGCCCCATTTTTTATCTTGGGTCGTCATCGGCGGGATTATGATTACGCTGCTGTCTCCGAGCACCGGCGTCGTCAATTATATCATCCAACAGCTTGGGTTTGAACCGATCTATTTTTTGGGCAGTGAATCGTCTTTCCGGTTCACGATGGTCGTATCTGCCATCTGGAAAGAAATTGGCTGGGGGACCATCATCTATTTGGCGGCTTTGGCCGGAGTGGATTCGCAGCTGTACGAAGCAGCCGTACTTGACGGAGCGAACCGCTGGAAGCAAACCATCCACATTACGATCCCTTCCATTCTTCCGGTTATTACCATTTTATTGATCTTGCGGGTTGGCGGGGTTCTGGACGCGGGCTTCGACCAGATCCTTACCTTATATTCTCCAGCCGTATATGGCGTAGCTGATGTATTGGATACGTATGTGTACCGCGTAGGTCTGCAAAACTTCCAATTTAGTTTGACGGCAGCAGTCGGTCTTTTCAAAAATGTCGTAGCGGTAGTGCTGGTGTTAACGACCAACTATATCATAAAAAAAATGGGGCAAGAAGGAATTACGTAA
- a CDS encoding carbohydrate ABC transporter permease, with product MRLSLGEKVFQIIVIAFLTCVCICMIYPFLHVLSISLSTSAEALRPGLHWYPYEISFSAWERVFTTDSVWIAFGNTVFRSVVGTFLTLLFMALGAYSLSKKYLPHRNFYTMFIVVTMFFGGGLIPTYLLIKSLGFIDSRWSLIIPGLISTYSMLILRNFFMSLPEELEDSAKIDGASDLRILFTIVLPLSKPILATLALWSAVGHWNAWFDAMLYIQDQSKTVLQILLRRIVITAEGDPLTAVPIEEQAPETLKAAIIMFTALPILVVYPFLQKYFVQGVLVGSLKG from the coding sequence GTGAGGTTAAGCTTAGGTGAAAAAGTGTTTCAAATAATCGTAATCGCATTTCTTACTTGTGTTTGTATATGTATGATCTACCCGTTTCTTCACGTTCTTTCCATCTCCCTCAGTACAAGCGCCGAGGCGTTAAGGCCGGGATTGCACTGGTATCCGTATGAGATATCGTTCAGTGCATGGGAGAGAGTGTTTACGACCGATTCGGTTTGGATCGCTTTCGGGAACACGGTGTTTCGCTCTGTAGTGGGGACGTTTCTTACGCTGCTATTTATGGCGCTGGGGGCCTACTCGCTCTCGAAGAAGTATCTTCCGCATCGCAATTTTTATACGATGTTTATCGTTGTAACGATGTTTTTTGGCGGCGGGCTTATTCCCACTTACCTCCTGATCAAATCGCTAGGGTTCATCGATTCGCGTTGGTCCTTGATTATCCCTGGCTTGATCAGCACATATTCGATGCTGATTCTTCGCAACTTTTTCATGAGCCTTCCGGAGGAGCTGGAGGATTCCGCCAAAATCGACGGGGCAAGCGACCTGCGTATTTTGTTCACTATCGTGTTGCCGTTGTCCAAGCCTATATTGGCCACCCTTGCGCTTTGGTCCGCCGTCGGGCATTGGAACGCCTGGTTCGATGCGATGCTGTACATTCAGGATCAATCGAAGACTGTGCTACAGATATTGCTAAGAAGAATCGTGATTACCGCGGAGGGAGATCCATTGACAGCCGTGCCTATCGAGGAACAGGCGCCGGAAACCCTTAAGGCCGCAATCATCATGTTTACCGCGCTGCCGATCCTCGTCGTCTATCCGTTTCTTCAGAAATATTTTGTCCAAGGCGTCTTGGTAGGCTCGCTAAAGGGTTAG
- a CDS encoding extracellular solute-binding protein: protein MKQINKKMLGMTSIVLSMSLLAAGCSGGKSAEQTPAASNKPGAAEKPIEITWANNFNAPEADDNYVQKQLEQKFNVKIKNVKFERTTWKEKFGVLLASGQVPDIFPIDANETDMATWADQGVIASLSPDEIKKNMPNYIKSLESVDAGAWGVGNYKGKNWGIPKVWPDGESGFIPGYNDAWLKKIGYNAPPQTLAELEDVLTKFANNDPDGNGKKDTYGMSGRGKLPIQMFTSVFSAHGVSPYQFKLGADGKIVYGGLTEETRSALKLLNKWYKSGLIDPEFITTDNNQLNEKFANQKIGMVDNMKWGNFDKNSGFITKPGSEKGQTVVAGKPVVGPAGKSLGFAYGGRQAPVLLGAQVEKDEAKRVKIEQILDAVATNPELWLLTVYGQKDVNYDQNGDLVVPKTTPEAAAIKAGAGSFYNPLNAAVTSMAKYNTSKELLDLKAKVNVGYEPMKDILGPAVLTTKSKYWGNLQTLEDAYVIKSVTGETNTDKAFDDFKAAWLKAGGQELTDEVTKVYAERNKK from the coding sequence ATGAAACAGATTAATAAGAAAATGTTGGGTATGACTTCTATCGTCTTATCGATGTCGCTTTTGGCGGCAGGATGCAGCGGAGGGAAATCGGCCGAACAAACGCCGGCAGCTTCCAATAAACCGGGGGCAGCAGAAAAGCCGATTGAAATTACTTGGGCGAACAACTTCAATGCGCCTGAAGCTGACGACAACTACGTGCAGAAGCAGTTGGAGCAAAAATTCAACGTAAAAATCAAGAATGTCAAATTTGAACGAACGACATGGAAGGAAAAATTCGGAGTTCTGCTTGCCTCCGGACAAGTTCCTGACATTTTCCCGATCGATGCGAACGAAACCGATATGGCCACGTGGGCGGATCAAGGCGTCATTGCCAGCCTTTCCCCGGATGAAATCAAAAAGAATATGCCGAATTATATTAAATCGCTGGAATCGGTTGACGCCGGTGCATGGGGTGTCGGCAATTACAAAGGAAAGAACTGGGGGATTCCTAAGGTATGGCCGGACGGTGAGTCTGGCTTCATTCCCGGTTATAACGATGCCTGGCTGAAGAAGATCGGCTACAACGCACCTCCGCAGACGCTCGCGGAGCTGGAGGATGTGCTCACGAAATTCGCCAATAACGATCCGGACGGCAACGGCAAGAAGGATACGTACGGCATGTCGGGTCGAGGCAAGCTCCCGATCCAAATGTTCACCTCCGTATTCTCGGCTCATGGCGTATCTCCGTATCAGTTCAAGCTGGGTGCTGATGGAAAAATCGTGTACGGCGGGCTCACAGAAGAAACCCGCTCCGCGCTCAAGCTTCTGAACAAGTGGTACAAGAGCGGACTGATCGATCCGGAGTTTATTACAACCGACAACAATCAGCTCAACGAGAAATTCGCCAACCAAAAGATCGGTATGGTCGACAACATGAAGTGGGGCAATTTCGACAAGAACTCCGGATTTATTACGAAACCAGGATCGGAAAAGGGCCAGACTGTCGTTGCAGGTAAGCCGGTTGTCGGCCCGGCCGGCAAATCGTTAGGCTTCGCTTACGGCGGGCGTCAAGCTCCTGTTCTGTTGGGCGCACAGGTCGAGAAGGATGAAGCGAAACGGGTTAAGATTGAGCAAATTCTTGATGCCGTCGCAACAAATCCGGAGTTGTGGCTGCTGACGGTTTACGGTCAGAAGGACGTCAACTATGATCAGAACGGCGACTTGGTTGTTCCGAAGACGACACCGGAGGCCGCTGCCATCAAAGCCGGCGCTGGCAGCTTCTACAATCCGCTCAACGCCGCAGTTACTTCCATGGCGAAATACAATACGAGCAAGGAATTGCTGGACCTGAAGGCGAAGGTAAATGTCGGTTATGAGCCAATGAAGGACATCCTGGGACCTGCCGTTTTGACCACCAAGTCGAAATATTGGGGGAATCTGCAGACGCTGGAGGACGCATATGTGATTAAATCCGTCACCGGCGAAACGAATACGGATAAAGCGTTTGACGATTTCAAGGCTGCGTGGCTGAAAGCTGGCGGTCAAGAATTGACGGATGAAGTCACCAAGGTGTACGCAGAGCGTAATAAGAAGTAA
- a CDS encoding glycosyl hydrolase family 28 protein codes for MIKVQNDLITYPAPAEAAGNSDFTVRVRLLQGEWQELFSYNVKVDMHDVRNASMVYFDCTGPVEVEVVKNVGVVEEAVIRPLSSGLECSYSDNRVTFILDRPRKLSLEVNGDRFHNLHIFANPLEDNVPDPADPDVIFFGPGMHILEEPQLRIPSGKTVYIAGGAVVVGALVCERVQDVTIRGRGLLYMSDFEKTTYYRGVQITFSKNITIEGIITVDPPHYTVLIGQSEHISIRNLKTFSTRGWSDGIDMMSCSHIDIDDVFLRTSDDCIAIYGHRGEFDGDSRNVTVRNSILWADVAHPMNIGTHGDSENGGNVIENIVFENIDILEHHEPQPDYWGCMAINPGDNNTVRNVKYENIRIEQFELGELFNIRVVHNPKYNPHPGKRVENIHFKDIVFNGICENPSRIEGFDETRVVDGITFENVLVNGRQLKLDSEDILIGSYVHNVNIIRNKDSI; via the coding sequence TTGATTAAAGTTCAAAATGATTTGATCACATATCCTGCACCGGCAGAAGCGGCTGGAAATTCCGATTTCACGGTACGGGTCCGATTGCTACAAGGTGAATGGCAGGAGCTGTTTAGTTACAACGTGAAGGTCGATATGCATGACGTGCGGAATGCCTCCATGGTGTATTTCGATTGCACCGGTCCCGTTGAAGTCGAAGTGGTAAAGAACGTTGGGGTTGTAGAGGAAGCGGTGATTCGCCCCTTATCGTCAGGGCTTGAGTGCTCCTATAGCGATAACCGCGTGACGTTCATACTTGATCGACCGCGAAAATTATCGTTGGAAGTAAACGGGGATCGGTTCCACAACCTTCACATCTTTGCGAACCCATTGGAAGATAATGTTCCCGATCCGGCAGATCCCGATGTAATTTTCTTCGGGCCGGGCATGCATATTTTGGAAGAGCCCCAATTGCGCATTCCCTCCGGGAAAACGGTTTATATCGCTGGAGGTGCCGTCGTTGTAGGGGCGCTAGTGTGCGAGCGTGTGCAAGATGTGACGATACGGGGCAGAGGGCTGCTCTATATGTCGGATTTTGAGAAAACCACTTATTATCGTGGAGTTCAGATCACCTTCTCAAAGAACATCACGATAGAAGGAATTATTACGGTTGATCCACCCCACTATACCGTACTGATCGGACAATCCGAACATATCTCAATCCGCAACCTTAAGACGTTCAGTACCCGAGGTTGGTCGGACGGCATCGACATGATGTCCTGTTCTCATATTGACATCGATGACGTCTTTCTGCGAACTTCCGATGATTGTATCGCCATATACGGACACCGCGGGGAGTTTGACGGAGATAGCCGGAACGTTACGGTTCGAAACTCGATCCTTTGGGCGGATGTTGCCCATCCTATGAATATCGGAACCCATGGGGATTCCGAAAACGGTGGAAATGTCATTGAAAACATCGTATTTGAGAACATCGACATTTTGGAGCATCACGAACCGCAGCCCGATTATTGGGGATGTATGGCTATCAATCCTGGGGATAATAATACCGTTCGAAACGTAAAGTACGAAAATATCCGGATCGAGCAATTTGAGCTCGGAGAGCTTTTCAACATCCGGGTCGTTCATAATCCGAAATATAATCCGCATCCGGGAAAACGGGTAGAGAATATCCACTTTAAAGATATCGTCTTTAACGGTATTTGCGAAAATCCGTCCCGTATTGAGGGATTCGATGAAACCCGGGTTGTCGACGGCATCACTTTCGAGAATGTATTAGTGAACGGCCGACAGCTGAAATTAGATTCGGAGGATATTCTCATAGGGTCCTATGTTCATAATGTGAACATCATTCGAAATAAAGATTCGATATAA